The Armatimonadota bacterium genome contains a region encoding:
- a CDS encoding cupin domain-containing protein, with protein MIKKFDGAQWNGVKKDVYKDEPGTWQGVAKHVLASSLNAQHETRVFEFSPGGYSSHEHHEHEHSVLILEGSGEVLIEGAWTQVQVLDFIHVGPNVVHQFRAGESGMKIVCIVDRERDKPILVPNE; from the coding sequence ATGATCAAGAAGTTCGATGGCGCACAGTGGAATGGGGTCAAGAAGGATGTCTACAAGGACGAGCCTGGGACCTGGCAGGGGGTCGCCAAGCACGTTTTGGCCAGCAGCCTAAATGCGCAACACGAGACCCGGGTGTTCGAGTTTTCACCGGGTGGATATTCGAGCCATGAGCACCATGAGCATGAACATTCCGTTCTGATCCTAGAAGGGAGCGGTGAAGTGCTCATTGAGGGTGCATGGACCCAAGTCCAAGTTCTGGATTTTATCCACGTGGGGCCGAATGTCGTCCATCAATTCCGGGCAGGAGAATCTGGGATGAAAATCGTGTGTATCGTGGACCGCGAGCGAGATAAGCCTATTTTGGTCCCAAACGAATAA